The window CGCCAGCCGCGTCGCGCCGGGCAGCACGGAGGCGGCGCCGGCGTCCTGGGCCGTTCGCCCGAGCCAGTCGTACGCCTCGGGCGTGGAAACGTGGATCCCGGGGCAGACGAGCAGCGCGGGACGGGAGCGCGGCGGGCGGAGCGGCAGGAGCCGGCGGCCGCGCTCCCAGCCCAGCGCCATCGGCACGCCGAGGAGCGCGAAGGGCACGTCGCTGCCGATCTCGCCGGCGAGTTCGACGAGTTCGCTTTCGTCGAGGCGGGGCCAGCGGTCGGCGAGCAGGCGCAGCGTCGCGCCCGCGTCCGCGCTCCCGCCGCCGAGCCCGCTCCCCATGGGGATCCGTTTCGTCAGGCGGATGTGCACCGCGCGGCGCCCCCGATGCCCGAACGCGCGGGCCAGGAAACGCTCCGCCGCCTGCCAGCACAGGTTTTCGGGACCATCCGGGACGCCATCGGCGAGCGGCCCATCGACGGAGAGGGTGATGCCCGCCTCGGGCCCGGACGCGGAGAGGGTCACCGTGTCGGACAGGCTCGTGCGGGCGAGCAGGGTCTCGACGCCGTGAAATCCCGTTTCGTCCCGGGCGAACACGCGCAGGCGCAGGTTGACCTTGGCGTGCGCTTCGGCCGTCCGGATCTCCGCGGCGGCCGTCGCGCGGGTCTCGCCCGCGGCCGTCGCGCCGGTCTCGGCGGCGGGCGTCACGCCGACGTCTCCGGCGGGGGCGCCTCGCTCCGTCCGAAGTCGCGGCGGCTGATCCCGAGGCGCCGCATGTACCAGATCCCCAGCACGGTGATGGGCAGGAAGGTGAGGATGTGGTAGCCCGCGGCGAAGCTGATGATTCTCGCGGGCTCGATCTGGTGGAGTTCGAGCGCGACGCGGGCGGCCGCCTCGAACGGTCCGAAGAACCCCGGCGTGGACGGGATCGCGACGGCGAAGCTGATCGTCGTCTGGAGGACGAGCGCGCCGAGGAACCCGGGCCCGACAATGCCGAAGGCGAGAAACCCGAGGTAGAACGAGACGGCGTTCCAGGCCCAGACGGCGAACGACCACAGCATCGCGCGGGCGAAGACGTGCGCGTGGCGCAACGCCCCGAGGCCGTCCACGAACGCGGAGAGCACGTCCATGACGCGGTCCGCGACGCGGTCCGGCGCGACCCGGCGGGACCACCTGGCCGCCAGCCGGAGGAAGCGGTCCGGCGAGCGGACGAGGAGGGCGAGCGCGAGCAGACTCGCGGAGACGAGGACGACCCCCAGGGTGAACAGATCCCGCAGCGTCCCGGAGGCGGCTTCGTCGACCCCGACGATGAAGAAGGCGGGGACGAGGAACACCATGAGCACGATCGCGTCGAGCAGGCGCTCCACGACGAGCGAGGCGAGGGCGGCGCTCAGGGGCACCGGCGTGATCCGCGACAGCGAGTAGGCGCGGACGAACTCTCCGAGCCGGCCCGGCAGGACGTTGTTCGCCATGAAGCCGATGCACACGGCCGCGTAGCGCGAACCGAACGGCAGGCTTCCGTTCGAGGCGCGAAGCAGGATCTCCCACCGTATCGCGCGCAGGTTGAAGGTGAGCGTGGCCACGACCGTCGCGGCGATCAGCAGCCAGACGTTCGCCTCGCCCAGATGTCTCAGGAGTTCGGCCGCCGAGACGCCCCGCAGCGCCCAGACAAGGAGCGCGACGGAGACGAGTACGCCGATGAGGACGGTGAGACGGCCTCTCACGCGCGCGCCTCGCGCACGAGTTCCGACATCTCGAGCACCGCGCGCTCGATCCCCACGAGCACGGAGCGGCTCACGATCGAGTGGCCGATGTTGAGTTCCTCGCACTCCGGGATCGCCGCCACCGGCTGCACGTTCTCGTAGGTGAGCCCGTGGCCGGCGTGTACGGCGAGGCCGGCGGCATCGGCTCGGATCGCCGCACCCTCCAGCCGCTCGAGTTCGCGGTCGGCGCTCGCCTGATCGGGCGCGTTGGCGTATTCGCCGGTGTGAAGTTCGATCGCCGCCGCCCCGGCCTCGGCCGAAGCGTCGACGGAGGCGGGATCGGGGTCAATGAAGAGCGACGTGCGGATCCCGGCGTCCTGGAGCCTCGCCACGGCGGCGGCGATGCGGGCCGGATCGACCGACAGGTCCAGCCCGCCTTCCGTCGTCAGTTCCTCCCTCTTCTCGGGGACGAGCGTGGCCTGAGCCGGGCGCCAGCGTTCGGCGAGGGCGAGCACCTGCTCCTCGGCCGCGAGCTCGAGGTTGACGAAGGTGCGGACGGTCGCCAGCAGCAGTTCCACATCGCGGTCCTGGATGTGCCGGCGGTCCTCGCGGAGGTGCACGGTGATGCCGTTCGCGCCCCCGAGTTCGGCGAGGACGGCGGCCCGCACCGGGTCGGGTTCGTCCGTGCCGCGCGCCTGACGGACGGTCGCCACGTGATCGATGTTCACGCAGAGCCGGCACTCGACCAGGTGCGAGAAGCTGCTGTTCGCCATGATGTGCTCCGTTTTCGGTTCGACGGTTCGACGGTTCGACGGTCCGCCGCCTCAGGCGGCGTCGGCCCGCTCCACGACCAGGCCGCTGTCGCGCCAGCGGCCGGCCACCCCGGCGGGCACGCGGGCCACGATGACCACGCACCCGGCTTCGTACGCCCGCTCCAGCACCTCGCCCTCCCGGTACGCCTCGGCCAGCCGCGCGCCGTCCCCGGCGGGCAGACTCACCCGCACCGTCTCGAGGCGGGCCCGCATCGCGGCCTGAAGGGCCTCGCGCAACGGCGTCAGCCCACCCCGCTCCACGACGGAGGTCAGCACGTGCGGCCGGCCGTCCGCCGCGGCGCGCTCGCGCAGCGCCCGCTCCTCCTCGTGCGTGAGCCGGTCGATCTTGTTGAAGACCTCGATCACGGGGCGGTCCGCCGCGCCGGCCTCCGCCAGCACCTCCTCCACGGCCTCGCGCTGCTCGTCCCGGCTCGGCGACGAGGCGTCGATCACGTGCAGCAGGAGGTCCGCCTCGGCGAGTTCCTCCATCGTCGCCCGGAAGGACGCCACGAGATGGTGCGGCAGCTTTCGGATGAACCCGACCGTGTCGGTGAGGAGGATCGGGCCCGGACCTTCGAGATCGCAAACCCGGGTCGCGGAGTCTACCGTCGCGAACAGCCGGTCCTCCACGAAGACGTCGGAGCCCGAGAGCGCGCGCAGGACGGAGGATTTGCCCGCGTTCGTATAGCCCGTGAGCGCCACGGTGAACTGCTCGCTCCTGGCTCGGCGCTGCGTGACCCGCGCCCGCGCGATGTGGTCGAGCTTGCGCCGCAGCCGAGCCAGGCGCCGGTCGATGAGCCGGCGGTCGGTCTCGATCTGCTGCTCACCGGGCCCGCGCGCGCCGATGCCTCCGCCCTCCCGCGAGAGGTGGGTCCACATCCGCTTCAACCGCGTCCGCAGGTACTGAAGCTGGGCCAGTTCGACCTGGAGCTTCGCTTCCGACGTCCGGGCCCGGAGCGCGAAGATGTCGAGGATGAGTTCGGTGCGGTCGAGCGCGCGCACGCCGAGCGCCGCTTCCAGGTTCGCCCCCTGCGCCGGCGTGAGTTCCTCGTCGAAGATGGCGAGCGTCGCGTCGTGCTCCCGGAGCGCCTGCCCGAGGCGGTCGACCTTCCCCTTGCCGATGAAGGTCGAGGCGTTCGGCCTGCGCAGACGCTGGACGACCGCGCCCCGGACGTCGGCCCCCGCCGTCCCGGCGAGGCGGGCGAGTTCCTCGAGGTGTTCGTCTACCGTCTCCTGCGGCATGTCGGGCGGCGGCGCGCCCACGAGCACCGCGCGCTCCGCCACCCGATCCGACGTCACTCTGTCGATCGCTTCTCCTCCATGGTCTCGGCGCCGGTTTCGGGGCCCGACTCGGCCCCCGACTCTGCCCCCGGCTCTTCCGCGGGGCCCGCTTCCGCCGCCGCCCGCGCCCGGCTGCCGCGAATCGCTTCGAGCCGGCGCCTCGCCTCCGCCTCCCAGCCGCGCGCCACCGGATCGTACCAGCGGCTTCCGCGCAGCACCTCCGGAAGGTAGGACTGGGCCGCCACGCCGTCTTCCTCGTCGTGATCGTAGCGATACCCCGATCCGTACCCGAGTTCCTTCATGAGCCGCGTGGGCGAGTTCCGGATATGGAACGGGACGGGCTCGGCGGGCGTTTCGCGCGCGGCGCGCGCGGCGCCGCCGAACGCCCGGTAGACCGCATTCGATTTCGGGGCGATGGCGAGGTAGGTCACCGCCTGGGCCAGGGCCAGGTCTCCCTCGGGGCTGCCGAGAAAGTGGTACGCGTCCCGCGCCGCGATCGTGACCGCGAGCGCGCCGGGATCCGCGAGTCCGACATCCTCGGCGGCCATGCGCACGATGCGCCGGGCCAGGTACATGGGGTCTTCCCCGCCGTCCAGCATCCGCGCGAGCCAGTAGAGCGCGGCATCGGCGTCCGAACCGCGCACGGCCTTGTGCAGGGCGGAGATGAGGTTGAAGTGCTCCTCGCCCGACTTGTCGTAGCGCGCGAACCGTTTCTGCAGCGCCGCCGCCACGTGATCCACGGAGATCGAGGGGACGCCGTCCACGCCGGCCAGGTCCGCCGCCGTCTCGAGCGCGTTGAGGGCGCGGCGGGCATCCCCGTCCGACTCGGTCCCGAGCCGGGCCAGGGCGTCCTCGTCGATGGCGAGGCCGGTGGCTCCGAGTCCACGCTCCCCGTCCCGCAACGCGCGGGCGCAGATCTCCGCGACATCTTCCGCCGCCAGCGGCTCGAGGACGAAGACGCGGGTGCGCGAAAGGAGCGGGCCGATGACCTCGAAGCTGGGGTTCTCCGTCGTGGCCCCGATGAGGGTGACGGCGCCGCGCTCGACGTGCGGGAGGAGGGCGTCCTGCTGCGCCCGGTTGAAGCGGTGGATCTCATCGACGAAGAGGACGGTGCCGCGGCGGGTGGCGGCGCGGCGCGCCTTCGCCTCTTCCAGGATGCGGCGGACGCGGGGGATCCCGTCGGTCACGGCGGAGAAGGGGACGAACGCGGCTTCCATCCGGCCGGCCAGCATCCCGGCGAGGGTCGTCTTACCCGTTCCCGGCGGACCCCAGAAGATGAGGCTCGGGACGCGGCCGCTCTCGATGAGCTGGCGCAGCGGCCGGTTCTCGCCGACGAGCTTCGGCTGGCCGACGAACTCCTCGAGCGTCCGCGGCCGCATGCGGGCGGCGAGCGGCGCGTCGGCCAGGCCGGCATCCCGGGCCCCGTCGGCTCCCGGCCCGCCGGCGTCCGGGGGCTCGGCGCGCGGTTCGGCGCGCGGTTCCATGCCGGCGAACAGGCTCGGCTCGTCAGTCATCGGCAGTCATCGGCGCCGGGCAGCCCGTTGCCGGCGGCGGGCGTGTCGCGCGGGCGCGAGGCATCGGCGAGCGAGCCGATCTCGATCAGCCGGCGCGCCTCTTCGAGCAGGGGCGCGCGCTCGTTGCGGCCGGGGTCCTCGATGACCTGTTCGAGCAACTCCTCCAGCAGCAGCCGGACGAGCGGACCCGGCGACATGCCGAGCGCGAGGAGGTCGTCTCCCTTGACCGCGAGACCCGCCAAGTCGAGCGCCGGGTCCCGCTCGCGCTCCTCCCGCACGCGCTCCCGGGTCGCCTCCAGGTAGCGCTCCGCCCGCTTTTCTCCGGCGGCGCGGGCGACGGCGAAGTGCAGTTCGAACAGGTCCTCCCACGCGTCGCCGACCGCCGCGAGCCAGCGCCGGTGCTCCGCCGCCGAATCCAGCGCCCCGATGAAGGGGAGGTACAGCCGGGCGAGCCGCGCGACGTAGCGCCGATCCGCATTGGAGAACTTCAGCCGCGAGAGCAGCGACTCGGCGGCTTCGGCCCGCCCCTCCGGCGTCTCGGACACGCACACGAGCAGGCTCGCAAGCCGCACGTTCGCGGCCTGCGCCGGGGCCGCATCGACGGCGCCGAGCGCGGATCGCCACACGTCGCCGTCCGCCGCGAGCCCGAGCAACTCCGGGTACCAGTGGCCCAGCGCCCCGCAGTCCGCGTACAGCTCCAGCGCGGCCGAAGGCTTCGGGTTCGCCATGACCTTGAGCAGCTCCTCCCGCACGCGCTCGGCCGACAGCCCGGACAGGCCGCCCACCGCCTCCCGCATCGCTTCGTCGGTGCGCGCCTCCACGGCCCACTCGAAACGTCCCGCGAACCGGAAGCCGCGCAGGACGCGCAGGTAATCCTCGCGGAAGCGCGCCTCGGGCTCTCCCACGGCGCGCAGGATCCCGTCTTCGATGTCCTCCGCGCCGCCCCACGAGTCGCGCACCTCGCCGGAGGCGGGCCGCCAGGCGATCGCGTTCGCCGTGAAGTCCCGGCGGCTCAGGTCCTCCTCGATGGAATCGGCGAAGGCCACCCGCGCGTGGCGCCCGTCCGTCTCGACGTCGCGCCGGAAGGTCGTCACCTCGTACCCGTCGTCCCCGTCGAGAACCTTCACGGTCCCGTGCGACACGCCGACCGGGACGGTCCGCGGGAAGAGGCGCATGACGTCATCGGGCCGCGCGTCCGTCGTCAGATCCTCCCAATCCGGCTCGGGCAGGTCGGGCGTGCCCCCGATCTGGGAGACGTAGGCGTCGCGGATCGCGCCGCCCACGGCCCAGGCCTCGAAACCCGCGGCCTCGAGCCGGTCCGCGGTGCGGGAGAACCCGGGCGGCGGGGAGAATCGGCCCGGATCGATCGCGCTCACGGCATTCTCAGCCGCACAGCACGCTGCCGCCGTTCACGTTGAGGATCTCGCCCGTGATGTGCCGGGCCGCGTCGGAGAGCAGGAAGCAGATGGGGCCGGCGATGTCTTCGGCCGTCGCCACGCGCCGGAGCGGGATGAGGGCCAGCGCTGCGCGCCCGGCCTCGCCCTGAAGCGCCGGCGAAGACATGTCCGTGTCGACCCAGCCCGGGGCGACGGCGTTCACGTTGATCGACCGCGGGCCGAGTTCGGTCGCGACCGATTTGCAGAACGCGTTGATCGCCCCCTTGGACGCGGCGTAGTGGCTGTGCTCCGCCTCGCCCCGCTGGGACGCCGTGGAGGAGACGAGGACGATCCTCCCATCCGCCCCCAGGCGAACCGCCGCCTCGCGCGTGCTCGCGTAGATCGACGTGAGGTTCGTCTCGATCATGCGTCGCCACTCGTCCGCCTCGAGCGACTCGATGGGCCGCGCGTCCACGTTCCAGATGCCGGCGTTGCCCACGAACCCGTCCAGTCCGCCGAACTCGGCGTCCGCGCGCTCGAACAGGGTCCGGCACTCGGCGGGCTCGGCCAGATCCGCGCCGGCGCACCAGTGGCGCCCGTCCGGGGCGAGCGCGTACGCCTCCTCGACCGCCCGCCGCGCCTCGGCCTCCGCCCGATGGTAGGCGACGCCGACGGACGCGCCCGACGCCGCGAGGCCCTGTACGGTGGCGCGCCCGATCCCGCGTGAACCTCCGGTGACGAGCACGCGCTTGCCCGCGAGACCGGGCAACCCCGGCGCCGTCGATATCATTCCGTCATCTCCTCCTCGTTGAATCGTTGTTGAATCGTTTGCCGATCAGCCCGTGCGGACCCACTCTCTCGGCGAGTCGGCTTGCCCGCGCGGCGCTTCCCCCAAGGGCCGGATCCGCGGCCGCCTCAAGCGCGTAGGTGAGGATCGCGTCCGCGGCGAGAAGCGTCACCGCCTCGGCGCGGGCCGCCTCGCCTTCCGCCGCGTCCGCCAGTGCATCGAGCGCCGCATGGACGAGTCCATCCTCGCCCTCCGCCAGATGCCCCCGAACCAGCGGCCACACCGCTTCCGCCAGCTCCGGCGGCGCGCTCTCGAGGCGTCCCGCGAGCCAGGTCTCGAGCGTGAGGGGGCCGGGTTCGGCCGGCACGTCAGCCACCGGAGAGGGCGGGCACCCGCTCGACAGCCCAGGCCCGGGCCGCGCCGAGCCCGTCTTCCGTTCGCGACGGGTCGCCCACCCCCCCCTGTGCGAAGCGCGCGCCGCCGCCGCCGCCGGAACCCGTGGCCCGGCTCGACACGCGGACGAGGTCTCCCGCCTTCACGCCGAGCCGGATGAGATCGTCCGACACGACGGAGATGAACGCGTGGCGGTCCTCGTCCGAGAACACGACGTGGACGACGGCGGCGCCCGACCCCATCCCGCCGCGCAGGCGGTCGCCGAGCGCGCCGAGGTCCGTGCCCGCGGGCACCTCCAGGCGCCCCGACACGAAGCGGGCCCCGTTCGCGTCCCCCGCACCCGCCGCGCTCGCGCCGGCGAGCAGCGTCTCCAACTGTCGCTCCGCCGCATCTCCCCGCTGACCCCGAACCTCCTCGGCAAGCGCATCGCGTTCCTCGAGCAGCCGGTCCATGCGGGCCGCCAGGTCCGCCGGCTGGCAGCGCAACCGCGCGGCGAGTTCGGCGAGGAGCCGGTCCCGCTCCAGTTCGCGCCGGTAGGCCCCCTGCCCCGTCACCGCTTCAATGCGCCGGATCCCCGCCGCGACCCCCGTCTCGGACACGATCCGGAACGTCCCGACCTGACCCGTAGTACGGACGTGCGTGCCGCCGCACAGCTCCAGGCTGAGGCCCGGAACCTCGATCACGCGCACGATGTCCCCGTACTTCTCTCCGAACAGGGCCATGGCCCCGGCCGCGATCGCCTCGTCGTAGTCTCGCTGCGACGCGTCGACGTCGTGGTTGCCGAGGATCGCCTCCGTCACCTCCGCCTCGATGTCCGCCCGTTCCTCCGGCGTCAGCGGACCCCGGTGGCTGAAATCGAAGCGCAGCCGGTCCGGGGCCACGAGCGAGCCGGCCTGCTGCACGTGCTCGCCCAGCCGGTTGCGGAGCGCGGCGTGCAGCAGGTGCGTCGCCGTGTGATTCCGCTCCGTGTCGCGCCGCGACGGGTCCACCTGCGCGAGCACCGTGTCCTCGACCCCCTCGGCTTCGGACAGGGAGCCCTCCGCGAGCGCGCCCGCGACGAGGGTCTGGCCGCCGTCGTCCCAGACTTCCGAGATGTCGACCGCCCAACCGTCACCCGCGACGCGCCCGGTATCGGACACCTGCCCGCCGCTCTCCAGGTAGAAGGGATTCCGCTCGAGCAGGAACGCGTGGCGCCCGTCCGACGCCCAGCGGCGGCAGTCCGTTTCGATTTCGAGGTCCCCGTATCCCACGAATTCCTGCTTTGCATCCCCGCTGGACGGGATGACCGTTAGACCACCCCCGAACCCAACGGCGGCGGTGACCCCGCCCTTCAATTCGACGACGTTGCGCGAACGGGCGCGCTGGGCTTCGAGCGCCTCGTTGAAGCCGGGCCAGTCCACGCCGTAGCCGCGTTCGCGGGCGATGAGGCCGGTGAGGTCCTCGGGGATGCCGTACGTGTCCTTCAGCTTGAACGCGACGTCGCCCGCCACCGTGCCCGAGCCTCCCTCCGGCATCGCGCGGTCGATCTCGCGCATGCCGCCCTCGATGGTCGAGAGGAAGAGTTCCTCCTCCGCCCGCGTCGTGGAGAGGAGGTGCTCCCGCCGCGCCTCCAGCTCCGGGAAGGTGGCCGACATGCGGTCCGCCACGACGCCCACGAGGTCGTGCAGGAGCGGGTCGCGCCGGCCCAGCAGCCAGTAGTGCCGGACCGCCCGGCGCAGGATCCGGCGCAGCACGTATCCCCGCTTCTCGTTCGAGGGGAAGACGCCATCGGCGAGCAGAAACGCCACGGCCCGGGCGTGATCCGCCAGGACGCGGAAGGCGACGCCGTCCTCCCAGTCCTCGGGCGCCCGCGAGTACTCGATCCCGAGCCCCTCCTCCGCCGCCTCGATGATCGGGAGGAAGAGGTCCGTGTGGTAGTTCGTTCCCACGCCCTGCAGCAGCGCCGCGATCCGCTCGAGTCCGGCGCCCGTGTCGATCGAAGGCGCGGGGAGCGGCGTGTCCGTCCCATCCGGCGCGCGGTCGAACTGCATGAAGACGAGGTTCCAGAACTCGATGATCTGGTCCGCCTCGCCCGCCGCCTCGAACTGCGCGTCGGTGATGCGGTCGTCGCGCTCCGTCCGCAGGTCGTAGTGCAGTTCCGAGCAGGGGCCGCACGGACCCGTGTCGCCCATCTGCCAGAAGTTGTCCTTGTCCCCCATGCGCCGGATCCGCGACTCCGGGATCGAGGTCCGCTTCAGCCAGAGGTCGAAGGCGTCATCGTCGTCGTGGTGGACCGTGGCCCACAGGCGGCCGGGCTCCAGCCCGAGATCCTCCGTCACCCACTCCCAGCCGAAGTCGATCGCGTCGCGCTTGAAGTAGTCGCCGAAGGAGAAGTTCCCGAGCATCTCGAAGAA of the Candidatus Palauibacter australiensis genome contains:
- the alaS gene encoding alanine--tRNA ligase, whose amino-acid sequence is MKADELRRSFISYFERQGHEHRPSGPLVPADDPTLMFTNAGMVQFKGIFTGETERPSPPRAVTSQKCLRVSGKHNDLEEVGRTARHHTFFEMLGNFSFGDYFKRDAIDFGWEWVTEDLGLEPGRLWATVHHDDDDAFDLWLKRTSIPESRIRRMGDKDNFWQMGDTGPCGPCSELHYDLRTERDDRITDAQFEAAGEADQIIEFWNLVFMQFDRAPDGTDTPLPAPSIDTGAGLERIAALLQGVGTNYHTDLFLPIIEAAEEGLGIEYSRAPEDWEDGVAFRVLADHARAVAFLLADGVFPSNEKRGYVLRRILRRAVRHYWLLGRRDPLLHDLVGVVADRMSATFPELEARREHLLSTTRAEEELFLSTIEGGMREIDRAMPEGGSGTVAGDVAFKLKDTYGIPEDLTGLIARERGYGVDWPGFNEALEAQRARSRNVVELKGGVTAAVGFGGGLTVIPSSGDAKQEFVGYGDLEIETDCRRWASDGRHAFLLERNPFYLESGGQVSDTGRVAGDGWAVDISEVWDDGGQTLVAGALAEGSLSEAEGVEDTVLAQVDPSRRDTERNHTATHLLHAALRNRLGEHVQQAGSLVAPDRLRFDFSHRGPLTPEERADIEAEVTEAILGNHDVDASQRDYDEAIAAGAMALFGEKYGDIVRVIEVPGLSLELCGGTHVRTTGQVGTFRIVSETGVAAGIRRIEAVTGQGAYRRELERDRLLAELAARLRCQPADLAARMDRLLEERDALAEEVRGQRGDAAERQLETLLAGASAAGAGDANGARFVSGRLEVPAGTDLGALGDRLRGGMGSGAAVVHVVFSDEDRHAFISVVSDDLIRLGVKAGDLVRVSSRATGSGGGGGARFAQGGVGDPSRTEDGLGAARAWAVERVPALSGG
- a CDS encoding lysylphosphatidylglycerol synthase transmembrane domain-containing protein, which translates into the protein MRGRLTVLIGVLVSVALLVWALRGVSAAELLRHLGEANVWLLIAATVVATLTFNLRAIRWEILLRASNGSLPFGSRYAAVCIGFMANNVLPGRLGEFVRAYSLSRITPVPLSAALASLVVERLLDAIVLMVFLVPAFFIVGVDEAASGTLRDLFTLGVVLVSASLLALALLVRSPDRFLRLAARWSRRVAPDRVADRVMDVLSAFVDGLGALRHAHVFARAMLWSFAVWAWNAVSFYLGFLAFGIVGPGFLGALVLQTTISFAVAIPSTPGFFGPFEAAARVALELHQIEPARIISFAAGYHILTFLPITVLGIWYMRRLGISRRDFGRSEAPPPETSA
- a CDS encoding SDR family NAD(P)-dependent oxidoreductase, translating into MISTAPGLPGLAGKRVLVTGGSRGIGRATVQGLAASGASVGVAYHRAEAEARRAVEEAYALAPDGRHWCAGADLAEPAECRTLFERADAEFGGLDGFVGNAGIWNVDARPIESLEADEWRRMIETNLTSIYASTREAAVRLGADGRIVLVSSTASQRGEAEHSHYAASKGAINAFCKSVATELGPRSINVNAVAPGWVDTDMSSPALQGEAGRAALALIPLRRVATAEDIAGPICFLLSDAARHITGEILNVNGGSVLCG
- a CDS encoding replication-associated recombination protein A, which gives rise to MTDEPSLFAGMEPRAEPRAEPPDAGGPGADGARDAGLADAPLAARMRPRTLEEFVGQPKLVGENRPLRQLIESGRVPSLIFWGPPGTGKTTLAGMLAGRMEAAFVPFSAVTDGIPRVRRILEEAKARRAATRRGTVLFVDEIHRFNRAQQDALLPHVERGAVTLIGATTENPSFEVIGPLLSRTRVFVLEPLAAEDVAEICARALRDGERGLGATGLAIDEDALARLGTESDGDARRALNALETAADLAGVDGVPSISVDHVAAALQKRFARYDKSGEEHFNLISALHKAVRGSDADAALYWLARMLDGGEDPMYLARRIVRMAAEDVGLADPGALAVTIAARDAYHFLGSPEGDLALAQAVTYLAIAPKSNAVYRAFGGAARAARETPAEPVPFHIRNSPTRLMKELGYGSGYRYDHDEEDGVAAQSYLPEVLRGSRWYDPVARGWEAEARRRLEAIRGSRARAAAEAGPAEEPGAESGAESGPETGAETMEEKRSTE
- the hflX gene encoding GTPase HflX, which encodes MTSDRVAERAVLVGAPPPDMPQETVDEHLEELARLAGTAGADVRGAVVQRLRRPNASTFIGKGKVDRLGQALREHDATLAIFDEELTPAQGANLEAALGVRALDRTELILDIFALRARTSEAKLQVELAQLQYLRTRLKRMWTHLSREGGGIGARGPGEQQIETDRRLIDRRLARLRRKLDHIARARVTQRRARSEQFTVALTGYTNAGKSSVLRALSGSDVFVEDRLFATVDSATRVCDLEGPGPILLTDTVGFIRKLPHHLVASFRATMEELAEADLLLHVIDASSPSRDEQREAVEEVLAEAGAADRPVIEVFNKIDRLTHEEERALRERAAADGRPHVLTSVVERGGLTPLREALQAAMRARLETVRVSLPAGDGARLAEAYREGEVLERAYEAGCVVIVARVPAGVAGRWRDSGLVVERADAA
- a CDS encoding pyridoxine 5'-phosphate synthase produces the protein MANSSFSHLVECRLCVNIDHVATVRQARGTDEPDPVRAAVLAELGGANGITVHLREDRRHIQDRDVELLLATVRTFVNLELAAEEQVLALAERWRPAQATLVPEKREELTTEGGLDLSVDPARIAAAVARLQDAGIRTSLFIDPDPASVDASAEAGAAAIELHTGEYANAPDQASADRELERLEGAAIRADAAGLAVHAGHGLTYENVQPVAAIPECEELNIGHSIVSRSVLVGIERAVLEMSELVREARA